One Phocaeicola dorei genomic region harbors:
- a CDS encoding DUF4248 domain-containing protein, translated as MNQEEKAFIIRAYDKAELAELYSPGRTAAAALQTLYRWMRRNMLLQEELNEAGYNKFRHSFLKHEVAIIVRHLGEP; from the coding sequence ATGAACCAAGAAGAAAAAGCATTCATTATCAGAGCGTATGACAAAGCGGAACTGGCAGAATTATATAGCCCCGGACGGACCGCTGCGGCAGCCCTGCAAACCCTATATCGCTGGATGCGGAGAAATATGCTGCTGCAGGAAGAATTAAACGAAGCGGGCTACAACAAATTCCGCCACAGCTTTCTGAAGCATGAAGTGGCAATCATAGTGAGGCATCTGGGAGAGCCTTAG
- a CDS encoding HU family DNA-binding protein — MGRTVSYSVVKRNNPLDQDAVPKFYAQAQANGHVEIREMADRIQKTCTVTRADVMAVLVALEDVIMEALEGGEIVRLADLGTFQIGLSGRGAETEDTYDVSMIRKARINFRPGIALSGILAALKYTKVDKLPVKTKEEQKPA, encoded by the coding sequence ATGGGAAGAACAGTTTCTTATTCGGTAGTAAAGCGTAATAATCCGCTTGATCAGGATGCGGTGCCTAAGTTTTATGCACAAGCTCAGGCCAATGGCCATGTAGAGATTCGCGAAATGGCGGATCGTATTCAGAAGACCTGTACGGTGACGCGTGCGGATGTAATGGCTGTGCTTGTTGCTTTGGAGGATGTGATTATGGAGGCTCTGGAAGGGGGTGAGATTGTAAGGCTTGCCGATCTGGGCACTTTCCAGATAGGTCTGAGCGGAAGAGGTGCGGAAACGGAGGATACGTATGATGTGTCGATGATTAGAAAAGCGCGTATCAATTTCCGTCCGGGTATTGCGCTAAGCGGTATTCTGGCAGCACTGAAATATACGAAAGTGGATAAATTGCCGGTGAAAACGAAGGAGGAGCAAAAACCTGCTTAA
- a CDS encoding smalltalk protein, translated as MKGKSVWSTILKVVIAVATAIAGVVGISSCIGG; from the coding sequence ATGAAAGGTAAATCTGTTTGGAGCACTATTTTGAAAGTGGTGATTGCAGTAGCTACGGCTATTGCGGGTGTAGTAGGAATCAGCTCGTGCATAGGAGGATGA
- a CDS encoding N-acetylmuramoyl-L-alanine amidase translates to MRVINLIVVHCSATKADRDFTEQDLEVCHRRRGMNGPGYHFYIRKNGDIKTTRPIEKIGAHARGYNAQSIGICYEGGVSERGRPADTRTVWQKHSLRVLVRALLVDYPGCKVCGHRDLSPDLNGNGEIEPEEWVKQCPCFDVSKEKYSK, encoded by the coding sequence ATGAGAGTGATTAATCTGATTGTTGTCCACTGTTCCGCCACAAAGGCGGACAGGGACTTTACCGAACAGGATTTGGAGGTGTGCCACCGCAGGCGTGGAATGAACGGACCCGGATATCATTTTTATATCCGTAAGAACGGGGATATAAAAACAACCCGTCCCATAGAGAAAATCGGGGCGCATGCGCGTGGGTATAATGCGCAGAGTATCGGGATATGCTATGAGGGGGGAGTCAGCGAGCGGGGCAGGCCGGCGGATACGCGGACGGTGTGGCAGAAACATTCATTGCGTGTACTGGTCAGGGCGTTGCTGGTGGATTATCCCGGTTGCAAGGTTTGCGGTCATCGGGATTTAAGTCCGGATTTGAACGGAAATGGTGAGATAGAGCCTGAGGAATGGGTGAAACAGTGTCCCTGTTTTGATGTTTCAAAAGAAAAGTATAGTAAATAA
- a CDS encoding GumC family protein, with protein sequence MKEDLYDDLYLEEKEEKTDFKAVLFKYTIHWPWFVACILLCMAGAWLYLRYTPPVYNISASVIIKDNDKNSKASSGMADLEDLGFYSSINNFDNEVEILQSRTLIKKVVEELDLYISYAAKSSFHDIELYKSSPVKVWITPEEAQKLPAPAYINLTLQPGNKLNVKITIGEQEYSKQFDKLPALLTTPSGTFSFTPADSTIAKSEQKIMATVSSPRSVAGSYRGALSIEPTSKSTTIAQISVKSTHTQRGMDFINKLVEIYNRDANDDKNEVATKTAEFIDERINIINGELGTTEQELETFKRDAGLTDLKSDAQLALSENSEYEKKRAENSTQLRLVQFLASYANNPDHAYEVLPVNVGLTDTGLTELINRYNEMLLERKRLLRSSQENNPVVVNLDASIRAMRSNVLTTINSVQRGLAITQADLERQAGKYAGRITNAPGQERQLVSISRQQEIKAGLYLMLLQKREENAITLASTANNARIVDEALADAIPVSPKGKMIYLVALILGVALPVAVIYIIELFKYKIEGRADVEKITSLPIVGDVPFSENKSSEGAIVVHENQNDLMAETFRNVRTNVLYMMKSNEKVILVTSTTTGEGKTFIASNLAVSLALLGKKIVIVGLDIRKPGLNKAFQLSRKEQGISQFLANPEHTDLMSLVQVSNINPNLSILPGGPIPPNPTELVACESLPQAIDILKKHFDYIILDTAPIGMVTDTQLISRVANASIYVCRADYTHKADYTLINELGEQKKLPNLCTIINGLDMKKKKYGYYYGYGKYGKYYGYGKKYGYGYGYGAENVNKK encoded by the coding sequence ATGAAAGAAGATTTATACGACGACCTCTATCTGGAAGAAAAAGAAGAAAAGACTGATTTTAAAGCGGTTCTTTTTAAATATACCATTCATTGGCCTTGGTTCGTGGCATGCATTCTGTTATGCATGGCAGGAGCCTGGCTTTATTTGCGTTACACCCCGCCGGTATACAACATCTCGGCGTCCGTCATCATCAAAGACAATGACAAAAACAGCAAAGCAAGCAGCGGCATGGCCGACTTGGAAGACTTGGGATTTTATTCTTCCATCAACAATTTTGACAATGAGGTAGAAATCCTGCAATCGCGCACGCTTATCAAGAAAGTAGTGGAAGAACTGGATCTTTACATCAGCTATGCGGCAAAAAGTAGTTTTCATGATATAGAACTTTACAAAAGTTCCCCTGTCAAAGTATGGATTACCCCTGAAGAAGCTCAGAAACTCCCTGCTCCGGCATATATCAACCTGACTTTGCAACCGGGCAATAAACTGAATGTGAAGATCACAATAGGAGAACAGGAATACAGCAAGCAATTCGACAAACTGCCTGCCTTGCTGACCACTCCGTCGGGGACTTTCAGCTTCACCCCGGCTGATTCGACAATCGCAAAAAGCGAGCAAAAAATCATGGCTACCGTTTCTTCCCCCCGCAGTGTGGCCGGCAGCTACCGGGGAGCATTGAGCATAGAGCCTACTTCCAAATCCACCACTATCGCACAGATCTCTGTAAAGAGCACGCATACGCAACGTGGTATGGATTTTATCAACAAACTGGTGGAAATCTACAACCGGGATGCCAACGACGATAAAAACGAAGTGGCCACCAAGACCGCAGAATTTATTGATGAACGTATTAATATCATCAACGGTGAATTGGGAACTACGGAACAAGAACTGGAAACCTTCAAGCGCGATGCCGGGCTGACCGACTTGAAAAGCGACGCCCAACTGGCATTGAGTGAAAACTCGGAATACGAAAAAAAACGTGCTGAAAACAGCACCCAGCTCCGGCTGGTACAATTCCTGGCCAGCTATGCCAACAATCCGGATCATGCCTACGAAGTACTTCCTGTCAATGTAGGCCTGACAGATACCGGACTGACCGAACTGATCAACCGCTACAATGAGATGCTGCTGGAACGCAAGCGCCTGCTCCGCTCCTCTCAGGAAAACAACCCGGTGGTAGTCAATCTGGATGCCAGCATCCGCGCCATGCGCAGCAATGTGCTGACCACCATCAACAGCGTGCAAAGAGGCTTGGCCATCACCCAGGCGGATCTGGAACGCCAGGCAGGCAAATATGCCGGACGCATCACCAATGCTCCGGGACAGGAACGCCAGCTAGTCAGCATCTCGCGCCAACAGGAAATCAAAGCAGGACTTTACCTGATGCTGCTGCAAAAGCGTGAAGAAAATGCCATCACTCTGGCATCTACCGCCAACAATGCCCGCATAGTAGACGAAGCGCTGGCAGATGCCATCCCCGTATCTCCCAAAGGAAAGATGATTTATCTGGTAGCACTGATTCTAGGCGTCGCTCTGCCGGTTGCCGTGATCTATATCATCGAGCTTTTTAAATACAAGATAGAAGGACGTGCCGATGTGGAAAAAATCACATCCCTTCCTATAGTCGGTGACGTACCTTTCTCTGAAAATAAATCTTCGGAGGGAGCCATTGTAGTACACGAAAACCAAAACGACCTGATGGCCGAAACTTTCCGTAATGTACGCACCAATGTACTTTATATGATGAAGAGTAACGAGAAAGTTATATTGGTTACCTCCACCACTACAGGAGAAGGCAAAACCTTTATCGCTTCCAATCTGGCTGTCAGCCTGGCTTTATTAGGAAAGAAAATCGTGATTGTGGGGCTTGACATCCGCAAGCCGGGTCTGAACAAAGCTTTCCAATTGTCACGCAAGGAACAAGGCATCAGCCAGTTCCTCGCTAATCCGGAACATACCGACCTGATGTCGCTGGTACAAGTTTCAAACATCAATCCTAACTTGTCCATTCTGCCCGGAGGTCCTATCCCTCCCAACCCGACCGAATTGGTGGCATGTGAATCTTTGCCTCAGGCTATCGACATACTGAAAAAGCATTTTGACTATATCATTCTGGATACCGCCCCCATCGGCATGGTGACCGACACCCAACTGATTTCGCGAGTAGCCAATGCCAGCATCTATGTGTGCCGGGCAGACTACACCCACAAGGCAGATTATACTTTAATCAACGAACTGGGCGAACAGAAAAAACTGCCCAACCTATGTACCATTATCAACGGACTGGACATGAAGAAAAAAAAGTACGGATATTACTATGGATACGGCAAGTATGGCAAGTATTACGGATATGGTAAAAAATACGGTTACGGCTATGGATACGGCGCAGAAAATGTAAACAAAAAGTAA
- a CDS encoding polysaccharide biosynthesis/export family protein, giving the protein MRRLKLTLFALVSLLLCSCSAYKKVPYLQGSEYLDMANVKTPLYDAHIMPKDLLTITVNTSDPDAAIPFNLTVATPITANSKNLTSQPSLQQYLVDNNGNIDFPVLGTLHIGGLTKSQAENMIKEKLKTYIKEDPIVNVRMANYKISVMGEVASPGTFTITNEKVNIMEALAMAGDMTVYGQRDKVKLIREDAQGNRQIIPLNLNDADIIVSPYYYLQQNDVVYVTPNKTKAKNAGISNSTTIWFSVVGTLVSLVSLIVTIAK; this is encoded by the coding sequence ATGAGAAGATTGAAACTTACCCTATTCGCGCTGGTTTCACTACTACTATGTAGTTGCAGCGCCTACAAAAAAGTACCTTACCTGCAAGGGTCCGAGTATCTGGACATGGCAAATGTCAAAACACCCTTGTATGATGCACACATCATGCCTAAAGATTTGCTGACTATCACGGTGAATACCAGCGATCCCGATGCCGCCATTCCCTTTAATCTGACGGTAGCCACCCCTATCACGGCAAACAGCAAAAACCTTACCAGCCAACCATCTTTACAACAGTATCTGGTAGACAATAACGGAAACATTGATTTCCCTGTTTTGGGAACATTGCACATCGGCGGCCTTACCAAAAGCCAGGCGGAAAATATGATAAAGGAGAAACTGAAGACCTATATCAAAGAAGACCCTATTGTAAATGTACGCATGGCAAACTACAAAATCTCTGTGATGGGAGAAGTTGCCAGCCCCGGTACATTCACCATCACCAATGAAAAAGTAAATATCATGGAAGCACTGGCTATGGCAGGGGACATGACTGTATACGGACAACGCGACAAAGTGAAACTGATCCGTGAAGACGCGCAAGGCAACCGCCAAATTATCCCGCTGAACCTGAACGATGCCGACATCATCGTATCTCCTTACTACTACCTCCAGCAGAATGATGTAGTGTATGTCACTCCCAATAAGACCAAAGCCAAAAATGCAGGAATCAGCAACAGTACTACAATCTGGTTCTCTGTAGTGGGAACCCTTGTCTCACTCGTCAGCCTGATAGTAACCATTGCCAAATAA
- a CDS encoding undecaprenyl-phosphate glucose phosphotransferase, producing MIQVQRFNKALKLAVILGDLVILNVLFISFNSIWNELFGERAYSGTLPQILTLFSVCYFACTISGGVILHRRGARADQIVFRALRNVFYFSLLSTSLIVLSELEIYSNRFFVYYFILLFLCITFYRLLFRFCIQLYRSRGGNFRTVLYLGSTENIAELYHEMTSDATTGYRVLGYFDTTPNAKFPASCTYLGKPEQTIDYLTKNKVNQLYCCLPSALSECIVPVINYCENNLIHFYSVPNVRNYLRHRMYFEMIGSVPILSIRKEPLGKIENRLIKRIFDVAFSLLFLCTLFPIIFLIVGVTIKITSPGPIFFRQKRNGLNNKEFWCYKFRSMKVNKESDTLQATLNDPRKTKFGDFMRRTNIDELPQFINVLLGDMSIVGPRPHMLKHTEEYSKIINKYMVRHFIKPGITGWAQVTGFRGETRELEDMEGRVKADIWYMEHWSFLLDLYIMYKTVANVLRKDKQAY from the coding sequence ATGATACAAGTTCAGAGATTTAATAAAGCACTTAAATTAGCAGTCATTCTAGGAGATTTAGTCATTCTGAATGTACTTTTCATCTCATTTAATTCAATATGGAACGAGTTGTTTGGGGAGAGGGCCTACAGTGGCACTTTACCCCAAATTCTAACTCTATTCAGCGTATGCTATTTTGCGTGCACTATCTCAGGAGGTGTCATATTACATCGACGAGGAGCCCGTGCCGATCAAATTGTATTCCGGGCACTCCGTAACGTTTTTTATTTCTCCCTATTGTCAACAAGCTTAATTGTACTATCAGAACTTGAAATATACTCCAATCGCTTTTTTGTCTATTATTTCATTCTACTTTTCCTCTGCATCACTTTCTATCGTCTGCTTTTCCGTTTCTGCATACAGCTATACAGAAGCCGTGGAGGTAATTTCCGTACCGTCCTTTATTTGGGAAGCACCGAAAATATAGCCGAACTTTATCATGAAATGACCTCCGACGCCACTACCGGATACCGGGTACTGGGATACTTCGACACAACCCCCAATGCCAAGTTCCCTGCCAGTTGTACTTATTTGGGAAAGCCGGAGCAAACCATTGATTACCTGACAAAAAACAAAGTGAACCAACTTTATTGTTGCCTGCCCTCGGCATTAAGCGAATGTATCGTGCCGGTCATTAATTATTGCGAAAACAACCTGATACATTTCTACAGTGTGCCCAATGTGCGCAACTACCTGCGCCACCGTATGTACTTTGAAATGATAGGCAGTGTCCCTATTCTCAGCATCCGCAAGGAACCTTTGGGAAAAATAGAAAACAGGCTGATAAAACGCATATTCGATGTAGCCTTCTCATTACTCTTTTTATGCACATTGTTCCCCATTATATTCCTTATTGTAGGAGTGACCATTAAAATCACTTCTCCGGGCCCCATATTCTTCCGTCAGAAACGTAATGGATTGAATAATAAAGAATTCTGGTGTTATAAATTCCGTTCTATGAAAGTGAACAAGGAATCGGACACCTTACAGGCCACCCTCAATGATCCTAGAAAAACCAAATTCGGCGATTTCATGCGCCGGACCAATATTGACGAACTTCCGCAATTCATCAATGTATTGCTGGGAGATATGTCCATTGTGGGACCACGCCCTCACATGTTGAAACACACGGAAGAATATTCCAAGATAATCAATAAATATATGGTCCGCCATTTCATCAAACCCGGTATCACGGGATGGGCGCAAGTGACCGGTTTCCGTGGCGAAACCCGTGAGCTGGAAGACATGGAAGGACGTGTGAAAGCCGATATATGGTATATGGAGCACTGGTCTTTCCTGCTCGACCTTTATATCATGTACAAAACCGTGGCAAATGTGCTACGCAAAGACAAGCAAGCTTATTAA